The genomic DNA TACCAACCAATTTTTGGCGAAGTTGAAGAATATGCGTATCTACAGTACGGGTTGTTGGGTAATGGTTGTATCCCCATACCTGATCCAACAATTCATCACGGGTAAACACACGCCCTGCATGCTTAGCCAAGAAAACAAGCAACTCAAATTCAGTTCTTGTTAGCGTTATGCTTTCTTCATTATGGGTAACAGTACGGCTATCTAAATCAATTGAAATATCACCCACTTTGATAATATTAGCCGCAGACACGGTTTTATCACCATTACGCAGATGCACTCGAATACGCGCTAACAATTCTTCTTCAGCAAACGGTTTGGTAAGGTAGTCTTTAGCACCTGAATCCAAGCCCATAACTTTATCGGTTACCGACACCATTGCTGTTAGCAAAATAACAGGCACTTGTTTGATTGCTAGCCAACCATCAAGATAGGTTAACGAGTCGCCTTCTGGGAGCTGTCTATCTAGTACAACTAAATCCGCTTTATCCCATAAATCCGCGACCTTAGTGGCACAATCGGCATATAAACACTCGTAGCCTGCTTCTTTTAATCCTTCGAGCAAACCATCAGCAAGGTTGTGGTCATCTTCAACCAGTAGCAGAGTTTGATTCACACGGTATCTCCAAAATAAATGTGGTAGGCGGGCCAATGAGTTTCATGCGTCCGCCCATTCTACGTATCATCGATTCAACAATTGTAAGGCCAAGCCCTAAACCTTTTTCGCTCACAAAGGGCTTGCGTAATCGGGACCAGTCTTTAGCCCCCAACTGACCTTTATCTTCAACTGTAACGATCAGTTTTCCATCCTTGAACGATGACGTTAATGTAATTGGCGTAATGCCATATTTTTGTGCATTCGATAATAGATTATCGATACACGTGCCAAGCCAATAGACGTTGAGTGACACAGCCCTATCTTCCGGCAGTACCAAATTGACGTCATACGGCTCAGCTAAATACTCAATCCACTCGTTAAACGAGTCGACAGGTGCAACACTGAGTTGCTGTTGATTCGCCTGCAAGTAGTCTTTACTGGCTTCCGCTAATTGACGTAAGCGGCGCGAATCTTCGGTTAATCTCCTGAACTCATCATAGAGTGATTCAGGCAAAGCATCAAAATGACGGCGAAAACCTTCAACCGTCATCGCTAAACTCGCAATGGGTGTTCGTAATTCATGCGTCAGTATTTGTAATACCAACATGCGTTCTTGCATGGCTCTACGGCGAATTCTCAAGCGATATACGCCCCAACCCACCAGCAAAGCAATATTCGCAGCCGCTAATCCCACCAATAAGTAAAAGGTAACTTGCGAGCGGTCTTCATCCTGCCAACAAATATTACCCGTTTTTGCTAAACAAAAATCAGTATTG from Photobacterium sanguinicancri includes the following:
- a CDS encoding response regulator transcription factor, which translates into the protein MNQTLLLVEDDHNLADGLLEGLKEAGYECLYADCATKVADLWDKADLVVLDRQLPEGDSLTYLDGWLAIKQVPVILLTAMVSVTDKVMGLDSGAKDYLTKPFAEEELLARIRVHLRNGDKTVSAANIIKVGDISIDLDSRTVTHNEESITLTRTEFELLVFLAKHAGRVFTRDELLDQVWGYNHYPTTRTVDTHILQLRQKLVGIEIETLRGVGYRMKAAD
- the vxrA gene encoding sensor histidine kinase VxrA, translated to MKKTALLLSLFFSAACTASVQSLPERLDAVRSDLLQSEPLATYDFRQLQSLYPHALLKPSNLLPQTAKYPLKSMTRLYAGSQSCKGPWPVSPLVTQPVVYTRAICNNTKLPAGWFIRSGYIHPGGGSYAYRYIKHHPDKSEALSRFLHIQEKPLAPTNSELGRLQRMDSEEIDVFIAGAEVFVSNGELWVRNGNEYHIYGQPTWSIVLERYQLLFKRLDNTDFCLAKTGNICWQDEDRSQVTFYLLVGLAAANIALLVGWGVYRLRIRRRAMQERMLVLQILTHELRTPIASLAMTVEGFRRHFDALPESLYDEFRRLTEDSRRLRQLAEASKDYLQANQQQLSVAPVDSFNEWIEYLAEPYDVNLVLPEDRAVSLNVYWLGTCIDNLLSNAQKYGITPITLTSSFKDGKLIVTVEDKGQLGAKDWSRLRKPFVSEKGLGLGLTIVESMIRRMGGRMKLIGPPTTFILEIPCESNSATG